In Nostoc sp. UHCC 0926, a single genomic region encodes these proteins:
- a CDS encoding YqaE/Pmp3 family membrane protein codes for MDLVRLLCAIFLPPLGVFLQVGFGVDFWINILLTLFGYIPGIIHAVWIILKK; via the coding sequence ATGGATTTAGTTCGTCTTCTGTGTGCCATTTTCTTACCGCCTTTGGGAGTTTTTTTGCAAGTAGGTTTTGGTGTAGACTTTTGGATTAATATACTTTTGACGCTTTTTGGTTACATTCCTGGGATTATTCATGCAGTGTGGATAATTTTGAAGAAATAA
- a CDS encoding translation initiation factor, with translation MSSSNPKSSDKSFVYREFGNDNSAATERPIPELPSQQQNLKVQASRKGRKGKTVTVISGFQAKPETLADLVKQLKTQCGTGGTIKDNEIEIQGEHKQKIVEILTKLGYKAKISGG, from the coding sequence ATGTCTTCTTCCAATCCCAAATCTTCTGACAAAAGCTTTGTCTACCGCGAATTTGGCAACGACAACTCCGCCGCCACAGAAAGACCAATTCCAGAACTGCCATCACAACAACAAAATCTCAAAGTACAAGCTTCCCGCAAAGGACGCAAAGGCAAAACTGTCACGGTGATTAGCGGTTTTCAAGCCAAACCAGAAACCTTGGCAGATTTGGTGAAGCAGTTGAAAACCCAGTGCGGCACAGGTGGGACAATTAAAGATAACGAAATTGAAATTCAGGGCGAACACAAGCAGAAAATTGTCGAGATTTTAACCAAACTAGGTTACAAAGCCAAAATCAGTGGTGGCTAA
- the trpB gene encoding tryptophan synthase subunit beta: MTTTPLSPSSTAQVPDTLGRFGRFGGKYVPETLMPALAELETAYQQYRNDPGFQAELQQLLRDYVGRATPLYFAERLTAHYARPDRTGPQIFLKREDLNHTGAHKINNALGQVLLAKRMGKQRIIAETGAGQHGVATATVCARFGLECIIYMGVHDMERQALNVFRMRLMGAEVRPVEAGTGTLKDATSEAIRDWVTNVETTHYILGSVAGPHPYPMMVRDFHAVIGQETRAQAIEKWGVLPDILLACVGGGSNAMGLFYEFINESSIRFIGVEAAGEGVNTQKHAATLTKGRIGVLHGAMSYLLQDEDGQIIEAHSISAGLDYPGVGPEHSYLKDIGRAEYYSVTDAEALAAFQRLSKLEGIIPALETAHAIAYLETLCPQLTDSPRIVINCSGRGDKDVHTVAKLLNDA; the protein is encoded by the coding sequence GTGACTACCACTCCCCTATCTCCAAGTTCAACTGCTCAGGTTCCCGATACGCTAGGCCGCTTTGGACGCTTTGGCGGTAAGTATGTACCTGAAACGCTCATGCCTGCCCTTGCTGAATTAGAAACAGCTTATCAGCAATACCGCAATGATCCTGGTTTTCAAGCAGAACTACAGCAGTTGTTACGAGACTATGTAGGACGTGCCACACCATTGTATTTCGCTGAACGCCTCACTGCTCATTATGCCCGACCCGATCGCACGGGGCCACAAATTTTCTTAAAGCGCGAGGATTTAAATCATACTGGCGCTCACAAAATTAATAATGCTCTTGGTCAAGTATTGTTGGCAAAGCGCATGGGTAAGCAACGAATTATTGCCGAAACTGGTGCTGGACAACATGGAGTTGCCACAGCCACAGTTTGCGCTCGTTTTGGGCTGGAATGCATAATTTACATGGGCGTTCATGACATGGAACGCCAAGCTTTGAATGTGTTCAGAATGCGGTTGATGGGGGCAGAAGTGCGTCCGGTGGAGGCGGGAACAGGAACGCTGAAGGATGCCACTTCTGAGGCAATCCGCGATTGGGTGACAAATGTGGAAACAACTCACTACATCCTGGGTTCGGTAGCAGGGCCCCATCCTTACCCGATGATGGTACGTGATTTCCATGCAGTAATTGGTCAAGAAACTCGCGCCCAAGCAATCGAAAAGTGGGGTGTATTGCCTGATATTCTCTTGGCTTGTGTCGGTGGTGGTTCCAATGCTATGGGACTATTCTATGAGTTTATCAATGAGTCTTCTATCCGGTTTATTGGGGTTGAGGCAGCAGGAGAAGGTGTCAATACCCAAAAACACGCAGCAACCTTGACAAAAGGACGTATTGGTGTATTGCACGGAGCAATGAGCTATCTCCTGCAAGATGAGGATGGGCAAATCATTGAGGCACACTCAATTAGTGCAGGTTTAGATTATCCCGGTGTAGGTCCAGAACATAGCTATTTGAAGGATATTGGTCGTGCCGAATACTATAGTGTGACGGATGCAGAAGCTTTGGCGGCATTCCAGCGATTGTCAAAATTGGAAGGGATTATCCCGGCATTGGAAACAGCCCATGCGATCGCCTACCTCGAAACTCTATGTCCCCAACTAACTGACAGTCCCCGGATTGTAATTAACTGCTCTGGACGCGGCGATAAGGATGTACATACAGTAGCCAAGTTATTAAATGATGCGTAA
- a CDS encoding class I SAM-dependent methyltransferase, which yields MDQQFQHSMLPQPTHDELARQNFVQSMTMHISRNIYPGNKVLYEKLAKPKFEQEHQRPPQNRYEIREVMQDEPYYRWTGALKRINQEMLWDAVNTSVDRQLPELIERAKDQGSELGTLTLDPNFQIPTYEKAVDIHCMPGGYHSEFTADDIAAGATYDRGSYVYGVGWLGPLNDDIGLSIVQNYILPEYPDFRPRKILDMGCSAGNSTLPYVDGFPDAEVHAIDVGAPMLRYAHARAESLGKRVHFSQQNAEHTNFPDESFDLVVSHILLHEIPPPAVRKVMQESYRLLAPGGMMLHVEAPLYRHMDVYAQFMFDWQTANNNEPFWSAVRDLDLVTLATEAGFAVDKTFEKFVPNGAWKAKVTNDLFKNGNSGSKGTWFVVAATK from the coding sequence ATGGATCAACAATTCCAACACTCTATGTTACCGCAACCCACTCACGACGAGTTGGCACGCCAAAACTTTGTGCAAAGTATGACTATGCACATTTCCAGGAATATCTATCCTGGGAATAAAGTACTTTATGAAAAACTAGCCAAGCCGAAGTTTGAACAAGAACATCAGCGTCCTCCCCAGAATCGTTATGAAATTCGGGAAGTAATGCAGGATGAACCCTACTACCGCTGGACGGGTGCCCTCAAGCGAATCAACCAGGAAATGTTATGGGATGCTGTAAATACCAGTGTTGACAGACAACTGCCAGAGTTGATTGAGCGTGCCAAAGATCAGGGTAGTGAACTGGGTACTTTAACCCTCGACCCAAATTTTCAAATACCTACTTATGAAAAGGCTGTAGACATTCACTGTATGCCCGGAGGATATCACAGTGAATTCACTGCTGATGATATAGCTGCTGGTGCAACTTACGATCGCGGCTCTTACGTTTATGGTGTAGGTTGGTTGGGGCCGCTTAACGATGATATAGGGCTATCTATAGTCCAGAACTACATCCTACCAGAGTATCCCGACTTTCGACCCAGAAAAATTCTCGATATGGGATGTTCTGCTGGCAATAGCACATTACCCTATGTAGATGGTTTCCCAGATGCAGAAGTCCATGCCATAGATGTAGGCGCACCCATGTTGCGTTATGCTCATGCAAGAGCCGAATCCTTAGGAAAACGGGTACACTTCTCTCAGCAAAATGCCGAACACACTAACTTTCCAGATGAATCATTTGACTTAGTGGTTTCTCACATTTTGCTGCATGAAATTCCCCCGCCAGCCGTCCGTAAAGTTATGCAAGAATCTTATCGTCTACTGGCTCCTGGTGGAATGATGCTCCATGTGGAAGCACCCCTGTATCGTCACATGGATGTGTATGCACAGTTCATGTTTGATTGGCAAACCGCTAACAACAACGAACCCTTCTGGAGTGCTGTACGCGATCTGGATTTGGTGACGCTAGCTACTGAGGCTGGTTTTGCAGTAGATAAGACATTCGAGAAGTTTGTCCCTAATGGGGCATGGAAAGCAAAAGTAACTAATGACCTGTTTAAAAATGGTAACTCAGGCAGCAAAGGCACTTGGTTTGTAGTTGCTGCAACTAAGTAA
- a CDS encoding CAP domain-containing protein, with translation MIKTTIYGLTLSTIILNSGAIATPVINQTFTSKSLYVSTDTFKIAASRIDTAALEQSVFNQINNYRASQGLPALTRNSAIENQARIHSQNMANGTVPFGHTGFSERVRAIGIPYRAAGENVAYNQGYSDPATIAVQGWLKSPGHLANIKGNYDKTGISVASNSRGAIYFTQIFLR, from the coding sequence ATGATTAAAACAACAATTTACGGACTTACTTTAAGCACCATTATTCTCAATAGTGGAGCTATCGCTACTCCTGTAATAAATCAAACTTTTACGTCAAAAAGTTTATATGTATCAACTGATACTTTTAAGATTGCAGCATCTAGGATAGACACTGCTGCTCTAGAACAGTCGGTTTTCAACCAAATTAATAACTACAGAGCTTCTCAAGGGCTACCAGCGCTGACTCGTAATTCTGCCATCGAGAATCAAGCCAGGATTCACAGTCAGAACATGGCTAATGGTACAGTTCCCTTTGGACATACGGGATTTTCAGAACGTGTTAGAGCAATCGGTATTCCTTACAGAGCAGCTGGTGAAAATGTCGCTTACAACCAGGGATATAGTGATCCTGCCACAATAGCTGTTCAAGGCTGGCTCAAAAGTCCAGGGCATCTAGCCAATATCAAAGGTAATTATGATAAGACGGGGATTAGTGTCGCTAGCAACAGTAGAGGCGCAATCTACTTCACACAAATTTTCCTTCGCTGA
- a CDS encoding CAP domain-containing protein, which yields MFRQTAFGIALSALVLASGLTTVPIPNYPSTNTSTRNKLLSLFSSQVAISTPTFKTTELEKSVFDEINRYRASKGLPKLTINANITRQARIHSQNMAKGKTPFSHQGFERRVKAIPIRYNSAAENVAFNRGYSNPVDKAVTGWINSPGHLKNLKGNYNLTGIGVATNNQGEVYLTQMFFRTR from the coding sequence ATGTTCCGACAAACTGCTTTTGGCATCGCTTTAAGTGCGCTTGTCCTTGCTAGTGGATTAACGACTGTTCCGATACCAAATTATCCTTCTACAAATACATCCACCCGTAATAAGCTGTTGTCACTTTTTTCCAGTCAGGTTGCAATATCGACTCCTACTTTTAAAACTACAGAGCTAGAAAAATCAGTTTTTGACGAAATTAATCGATATCGGGCTTCTAAAGGACTGCCAAAGTTGACCATAAATGCAAATATCACTCGACAGGCAAGAATTCATAGTCAAAATATGGCTAAAGGTAAAACGCCATTTAGCCATCAGGGATTTGAACGGCGAGTCAAAGCTATCCCTATTCGCTACAACAGTGCGGCGGAAAATGTTGCTTTCAATCGGGGATATAGCAACCCTGTGGACAAAGCTGTTACTGGTTGGATCAACAGTCCCGGACATTTAAAAAATCTTAAAGGAAATTATAACCTGACTGGAATTGGCGTTGCTACGAATAATCAAGGCGAAGTCTACCTGACACAAATGTTTTTCCGCACTAGGTAG
- a CDS encoding ribonuclease H-like domain-containing protein — protein MRLQDFQVSDRDLSDAALGQYLESTAIAVDTETMGLLPQRDRLCLVQLCNLEGKVTAIRIVKGQADAPNLKKLLEAANVVKVFHFARFDLATLRANLGIQVQPVFCTKIASKLARTYTNRHGLKDVVQELEKVELDKSSQSSDWGNAASLSEAQLSYAANDVRYLLSVQQKLTEMLKREERWEIAQECFEFLPTIVSLDLLQFKDLFEH, from the coding sequence ATGAGATTACAAGATTTTCAGGTGAGCGATCGCGACCTCAGTGACGCAGCCCTTGGACAGTATTTAGAATCTACAGCGATCGCAGTTGATACAGAAACGATGGGATTATTGCCGCAACGTGATCGCTTGTGTCTTGTCCAGCTGTGCAATCTAGAAGGAAAAGTGACTGCAATTCGCATAGTCAAAGGACAAGCTGACGCTCCAAACTTAAAAAAACTCTTGGAAGCGGCTAATGTTGTAAAAGTGTTTCACTTTGCTCGCTTTGACCTTGCCACTTTACGAGCCAATCTGGGGATTCAGGTTCAGCCTGTTTTTTGCACCAAAATTGCCAGTAAGTTAGCCCGTACTTACACAAATCGTCACGGACTTAAAGATGTGGTGCAAGAGTTAGAAAAAGTGGAACTGGATAAAAGCTCTCAAAGTTCTGATTGGGGTAACGCTGCCAGTTTATCTGAAGCTCAACTAAGTTACGCTGCCAATGATGTGCGCTACTTACTTAGTGTGCAGCAGAAGTTAACAGAAATGCTCAAACGAGAAGAACGTTGGGAAATTGCTCAAGAATGTTTTGAATTTCTACCAACAATTGTTTCTTTAGATTTGTTGCAATTCAAGGATTTGTTTGAACACTGA
- a CDS encoding response regulator transcription factor, whose amino-acid sequence MVMVSETTPKILIVDDDFGVRNLVYRFLSRKYQIESAADGKTALSLFEQFNPTLVILDWNLPDVNGYSLCQEMQSRTNVLVLILTSRTDEADKIKILSAGADDFMTKPFSLAEVEVRVEALLRRIRYINPSPTQRILFKQLAINPEGREVTLNDRPLALTALEFNILHFLASHPNQAWSRPQLIQKIWGCDYIGDGRVVDVHIGQLRKKMEVDASIPEFIKTVRGYGYKFEAPDENTNS is encoded by the coding sequence ATGGTTATGGTTTCTGAGACTACTCCCAAAATTCTGATCGTTGATGACGACTTCGGTGTCCGAAATCTCGTGTATCGTTTTTTAAGTCGGAAATATCAAATAGAGTCGGCAGCAGATGGTAAGACTGCGTTGTCGTTGTTTGAGCAATTCAATCCAACTTTAGTAATTCTGGATTGGAATTTGCCGGATGTTAATGGTTATAGCCTCTGCCAAGAAATGCAGAGTCGTACTAATGTTTTAGTGCTAATACTGACTAGTAGGACTGATGAGGCTGATAAAATTAAAATCTTGAGCGCAGGTGCTGATGATTTCATGACTAAACCGTTTAGTCTTGCAGAAGTTGAAGTTAGAGTAGAAGCTCTTTTGAGGCGAATACGCTACATCAACCCCTCCCCAACACAACGTATTCTCTTCAAGCAGCTAGCAATTAACCCAGAGGGTCGGGAGGTTACACTTAACGATAGACCTCTGGCTTTAACAGCGCTGGAATTTAATATCTTACATTTTTTGGCAAGTCATCCTAATCAGGCTTGGAGTCGTCCACAGCTAATCCAAAAAATCTGGGGTTGCGACTATATAGGAGATGGCCGAGTGGTTGATGTGCATATTGGTCAGCTTCGTAAGAAGATGGAAGTCGATGCCAGCATACCGGAGTTTATTAAAACTGTGCGGGGCTATGGTTACAAGTTTGAAGCGCCCGACGAAAATACTAATTCCTGA
- a CDS encoding protein rep: MSAQASDSNFIAFNISSQDKFQENQNVQSLSEVLPIGKIWDKHRANTDKLLHFYAKADEHYFQQYAWRMRMCSELLEFQLVPDESEGILKLKLSDARFCRVRHCPVCQWRRALMWKARAYKILPQVVTDYPKHRWLFVTLTMKNCQIEELRENLDLINKAFKRFTELKVWPAKGWVKSTEVTKGRDRVSAHPHLHILAMVPPSYFSHGYLSHAKWVALWQQCLRIDYQPVVHISAIAKHHNPSLLIPEILKYQVKESDLVGDREWFLELTRQLHKTRAIAVGGILRQYMRELEEKNQDLIDESEETDEVDGESLFFRWERKLQRFNIE; this comes from the coding sequence GTGTCTGCTCAAGCCTCAGACAGTAACTTTATTGCTTTTAATATATCGTCTCAAGATAAGTTCCAAGAAAATCAAAATGTACAGAGCTTATCCGAAGTTTTGCCTATAGGTAAAATTTGGGACAAGCACAGAGCTAATACTGATAAACTCTTGCATTTTTACGCCAAAGCAGACGAGCATTATTTTCAGCAGTATGCTTGGCGGATGAGAATGTGTTCCGAGTTGCTGGAGTTTCAATTAGTGCCAGACGAATCGGAAGGTATTCTCAAGTTAAAGCTATCAGATGCCCGATTTTGTAGGGTTCGTCATTGTCCAGTTTGTCAGTGGCGGCGAGCGCTCATGTGGAAAGCAAGGGCTTACAAAATTCTCCCACAGGTTGTCACTGATTACCCTAAGCACCGTTGGCTGTTTGTCACCTTGACTATGAAGAATTGCCAGATTGAGGAACTCAGAGAAAACTTGGATTTGATAAATAAAGCTTTTAAGCGATTCACTGAATTGAAAGTATGGCCTGCGAAAGGTTGGGTGAAGTCCACAGAAGTAACTAAAGGTAGAGATAGAGTCTCAGCACACCCGCATTTACATATTTTGGCAATGGTGCCGCCTTCCTATTTCAGTCATGGCTATCTTTCTCATGCCAAATGGGTAGCGTTGTGGCAGCAGTGCTTACGGATTGATTACCAACCCGTTGTTCATATTAGCGCGATCGCAAAGCATCATAACCCTTCACTACTCATCCCAGAAATTCTCAAGTATCAGGTGAAAGAGTCAGATTTGGTGGGTGATAGAGAATGGTTTTTAGAGTTAACCCGTCAACTGCATAAAACCAGAGCGATCGCTGTTGGGGGTATACTCAGGCAGTATATGCGCGAATTAGAGGAGAAAAACCAAGACCTCATTGATGAAAGTGAAGAGACAGACGAGGTGGATGGGGAAAGTTTGTTTTTCCGATGGGAGCGCAAGTTACAAAGATTTAATATAGAGTGA
- the pdxA gene encoding 4-hydroxythreonine-4-phosphate dehydrogenase PdxA — protein sequence MYQNNQGNLVNFCKENRPRLVLTLGDPAGIGPEVILKALADPEISKKYDVTVVANRDLLAQTYHKLNFSENLAALANPDELSVSDVQFDREIKSEIITGIGNAASGAASFAYMEYAIAQTLAGKFDGIVTGPIAKSAWKAAGYNYPGQTELLAQKSGVDRFGMLFVARSPHTGWTLRAILATTHIPLRQVADTLTPQLLTQKLDLLVECLEKDFGIDRGRIAIAGLNPHSGEQGQLGHEEQDWLIPWLEQERQNRPQLQLDGPIPPDTMWVKPGQAWYGNSLVQNPADAYLALYHDQGLIPVKLMAFDRAVNTSIGLPFVRTSPDHGTAFDIAGKGIADATSMKAAIHLAAELVSRRLAVGCG from the coding sequence ATGTATCAAAATAATCAAGGTAATTTAGTAAATTTTTGCAAAGAGAATCGTCCGCGTTTGGTGCTGACGCTGGGAGATCCGGCGGGGATTGGGCCGGAGGTGATTTTGAAAGCTTTAGCAGATCCGGAAATTAGTAAAAAATATGACGTTACAGTGGTGGCTAACCGGGATTTGCTGGCACAGACTTATCACAAACTGAATTTTAGTGAGAATTTAGCAGCTTTGGCAAATCCAGACGAGTTGTCAGTCAGCGATGTGCAGTTTGATAGGGAAATTAAAAGTGAAATTATCACTGGAATAGGTAATGCAGCGAGTGGTGCGGCTAGTTTTGCCTATATGGAATATGCGATCGCTCAAACACTCGCTGGTAAATTTGATGGTATTGTCACCGGGCCAATCGCTAAATCTGCTTGGAAAGCCGCAGGATATAATTATCCAGGGCAAACGGAACTTTTGGCACAAAAATCAGGTGTTGACCGTTTTGGGATGTTATTTGTAGCGCGATCGCCCCATACTGGTTGGACACTCCGCGCAATACTAGCTACCACACATATTCCTCTACGTCAAGTAGCCGATACATTGACACCGCAGTTGTTGACACAAAAACTGGATTTGCTGGTGGAGTGTTTGGAGAAAGATTTTGGTATAGATAGAGGAAGAATTGCGATCGCAGGTTTGAATCCCCACAGTGGCGAACAGGGACAACTTGGACATGAAGAACAGGATTGGCTAATTCCCTGGTTGGAGCAAGAGCGGCAAAACCGACCACAATTGCAACTAGATGGGCCGATACCGCCAGATACGATGTGGGTTAAACCTGGTCAAGCTTGGTATGGAAATTCTTTAGTACAAAATCCAGCTGATGCCTACTTGGCACTTTACCACGACCAAGGCTTAATTCCTGTGAAGCTGATGGCATTTGATCGGGCAGTTAATACTTCTATTGGTCTTCCCTTCGTTCGGACTTCACCAGATCACGGAACAGCGTTTGATATTGCGGGTAAGGGAATTGCTGATGCTACGAGTATGAAAGCAGCAATACATTTAGCGGCTGAGTTGGTTAGTCGAAGATTGGCGGTGGGTTGTGGTTAA
- the petM gene encoding cytochrome b6-f complex subunit PetM, translated as MGGEILDAALLSFGLIFVGWGLGALLLKIQGTEE; from the coding sequence ATGGGCGGCGAAATTTTGGATGCAGCTCTATTGTCCTTCGGTTTAATCTTCGTGGGCTGGGGCTTAGGCGCTTTGTTACTGAAAATTCAAGGCACAGAAGAATAA
- a CDS encoding SDR family oxidoreductase translates to MTLLIVGATGTLGRQVARRAIDEGYKVRCLVRSSKKAAFLKEWGAELVPGNLRYPESLAEALSGVTQVIDASTSRPTDSLSIKQVDWDGKVALIQAAKAVGVERFIFFSILDADKYPEVPLMEIKRCTELFLAESGLNYTILRLAGFMQGLISQYGIPILEAQPVWVTGNSSPIAYMDTQDIAKFAIRALSVPETENQAFPVVGTRAWSAEEIINLCERLSGKDARVTRMPINLLRTVRGLMRFFQWGWNVADRLAFTEVLASGKQLNAPMDEVYTVFGLDQQQTTTLESYLQEYFSRIMKKLKELDYQKNKTKKQKPKKTPFKQSSKANSQ, encoded by the coding sequence ATGACATTATTAATCGTCGGTGCCACTGGCACCTTAGGAAGACAAGTGGCTCGTCGTGCAATCGATGAGGGATATAAAGTACGCTGTCTTGTTCGGAGCAGTAAAAAAGCAGCTTTTCTCAAAGAATGGGGTGCAGAACTCGTACCGGGAAATTTGCGTTACCCCGAAAGTCTAGCGGAAGCATTGTCAGGTGTAACCCAAGTTATTGATGCGTCAACATCTCGCCCTACAGATTCACTGAGTATCAAACAAGTAGACTGGGACGGCAAAGTAGCATTGATTCAAGCTGCAAAAGCAGTGGGTGTAGAGCGTTTTATCTTCTTTTCGATTTTAGATGCTGATAAATACCCAGAAGTGCCGCTAATGGAAATTAAGCGGTGTACAGAACTCTTCCTGGCTGAGTCTGGCTTGAATTACACCATCTTGCGGCTAGCTGGGTTTATGCAAGGATTAATCAGTCAGTATGGGATTCCGATTTTGGAAGCACAGCCAGTTTGGGTGACTGGTAATTCTTCTCCCATCGCCTATATGGACACTCAGGACATTGCTAAGTTTGCTATTCGAGCATTGAGTGTGCCCGAAACGGAAAACCAAGCTTTTCCTGTAGTCGGTACTCGTGCATGGAGTGCAGAGGAAATCATCAACCTGTGCGAACGCTTATCTGGAAAAGATGCCAGGGTAACGCGGATGCCAATAAACTTGCTGCGTACTGTGCGGGGCTTAATGCGGTTCTTTCAGTGGGGATGGAACGTAGCGGACAGGCTAGCATTTACAGAAGTCTTGGCTAGTGGTAAACAGTTAAATGCTCCAATGGATGAAGTATATACAGTTTTTGGTTTAGATCAGCAACAAACCACAACCCTAGAAAGTTATCTACAAGAGTACTTCAGCCGAATAATGAAGAAGCTCAAGGAGTTAGACTACCAGAAAAATAAAACCAAAAAGCAGAAACCTAAAAAAACTCCTTTTAAACAGTCTTCAAAAGCCAATAGTCAATAG
- a CDS encoding NAD(+) kinase gives MPKAGIIYNDVKPIASRIAIELKDKLTAAGWNVCITSSIGGILGYSNPDSPVCHTPIDGLTPPGFDSDMEFAVVLGGDGTVLAASRQVAPCGIPLLTVNTGHMGFLTETFLNQLPQALEQLMAGEYEIEERAMLTVKVFRGDSVLWEALCLNEMVLHREPLTSMCHFEIAIGRHAPVDIAADGVIVSTPTGSTAYSLSAGGPVVTPGVPALQLVPICPHSLASRALVFPDTESVNIYPVNIPRLVMVVDGNGGCYVLPEDRVYMERSQYSARFIRLQPPEFFRILREKLGWGLPHIAKPTSVELP, from the coding sequence GTGCCGAAAGCAGGCATTATCTACAATGACGTTAAACCGATAGCGAGTCGTATCGCTATCGAGTTGAAAGACAAGCTAACCGCAGCCGGTTGGAATGTATGTATCACATCGAGTATTGGTGGCATACTGGGCTACTCTAACCCGGATAGTCCTGTCTGCCACACCCCCATTGACGGTCTGACACCCCCTGGTTTTGACTCAGATATGGAGTTTGCAGTGGTGTTAGGGGGAGACGGCACTGTTTTAGCAGCGTCTCGTCAGGTAGCCCCCTGTGGTATCCCACTACTAACAGTGAATACCGGCCACATGGGATTTTTGACGGAAACCTTCCTGAATCAATTGCCCCAAGCACTAGAACAGTTGATGGCGGGTGAGTATGAAATTGAAGAACGAGCCATGCTCACCGTGAAAGTGTTTCGGGGAGATTCAGTGCTGTGGGAAGCCCTCTGTTTGAATGAAATGGTGCTGCATCGGGAACCTTTGACCTCTATGTGCCATTTTGAAATTGCCATAGGGCGTCATGCGCCAGTAGATATTGCGGCGGATGGTGTGATTGTTTCTACGCCTACTGGTTCTACAGCTTACTCATTGAGTGCTGGTGGCCCAGTGGTGACTCCTGGCGTACCTGCTTTACAGCTAGTACCCATTTGTCCCCATTCCCTAGCTTCTAGAGCATTGGTATTTCCAGATACTGAATCTGTCAACATCTATCCAGTCAATATTCCTCGACTGGTGATGGTGGTGGATGGTAATGGCGGGTGCTATGTACTACCAGAAGATAGAGTATATATGGAGCGATCGCAATATAGTGCCAGATTTATTCGCCTGCAACCGCCTGAGTTTTTCCGAATTTTGCGAGAAAAATTAGGTTGGGGTTTGCCACATATCGCAAAACCAACTTCGGTAGAATTGCCTTAG
- the nblR gene encoding response regulator transcription factor NblR: protein MTVAQSPCVLVIETDESLANQLSCDLQEAGYESILAHDATSGLQHCRDRQPALIVLDRMLAGESGLSLCKNLRSTGMRSPVLILMARDTVDDRVACLEAGADDYILKPYRSEDFLKLIRLYLKPDLDTTEQLRFGDLILDIATRRAIHSGRAIDLTMKEFELLKFLMEHPREVLTREQILENVWGYDFLGESNVIEVYIRYLRLKIEDEGQKRLIQTVRGVGYVLRES from the coding sequence ATGACAGTTGCTCAAAGTCCCTGTGTTTTGGTGATTGAAACCGATGAGAGCCTAGCGAATCAGCTTTCTTGCGATTTGCAAGAAGCCGGCTATGAATCAATTTTGGCTCATGATGCGACGAGTGGTTTGCAACACTGCCGCGATCGCCAGCCTGCTTTAATTGTTTTAGACCGGATGTTAGCAGGCGAATCAGGACTCTCATTGTGCAAAAATCTCAGAAGCACTGGTATGCGATCGCCTGTATTGATTTTAATGGCAAGGGATACAGTCGATGATCGTGTAGCTTGTCTAGAAGCTGGAGCCGATGATTATATCCTCAAGCCTTACCGCTCAGAAGACTTTTTAAAGTTAATTCGCCTCTACTTAAAACCTGATTTGGATACCACGGAGCAATTACGCTTTGGGGATCTGATTTTAGACATTGCAACTCGCCGTGCCATACACAGTGGACGGGCAATTGACTTGACAATGAAGGAATTTGAATTATTAAAATTCTTAATGGAACATCCCCGTGAGGTGTTAACCCGTGAACAAATTTTAGAAAATGTTTGGGGTTACGACTTTCTGGGTGAGTCGAATGTAATTGAAGTGTACATCCGCTACTTGCGCCTAAAAATTGAAGATGAAGGTCAAAAGCGCCTCATTCAGACAGTGCGAGGCGTAGGGTACGTTTTAAGAGAATCCTAG